Below is a genomic region from Prunus persica cultivar Lovell chromosome G3, Prunus_persica_NCBIv2, whole genome shotgun sequence.
ATTGTGCCCTGACTGGCAACATCAGTCCccagaaaataataattcgaAACAAGGGCACAATCGTAAAAGCACAAGTGAACCAAAGGCGGGAAAAAGAGCCGTTGCTAACCAAACCTCAAGTTTTGGCGCCAAATTCCATTTCACACGGTTTGGGCTGCCCGCAATATTTCGGGCAGCTCTCTTGCTCAATCCCCACACTGATTAGGCTTGTTTTAACTTTTGCCAAATTGGCTGTGGACACcgccaatatatatttatatatacctcTTATTCCTCCACGCAAAGctctttcttatttattttctctcagaaaacttttctttctccatTAATTTCAAAGCCTGCTTTCACACTTTTTCTCAAACCGTCCtatttccctctctttctctagccgcctcaaaatctttggttcacaaagaaaaagaaacaaagaccCTTTCCTCTCATTCTTTCTTCCCATCTTTCTCCCTGTGATTCTCTTAGCTTGTTTTCTTGGTTTGTTCTGATTCTTAGATCAAAACcccatcttttctttttatttttcttgcctCACTTTGTTGTTTCATTCCGATTCGTCGCCGTTGTTCTAGTTTTGTTCTGATTCTTAGAGCAAGATCCCACCTTTTGGTTTGGACTTTGGTCTGTGCTTGTTCTGTTTTGGCTGATTTTGGTGAAAGagcaaatttttcttttcgtcAAATTAAAAGATGGGTTTTTCAAAGAAGTCCCAAGTGGATGGAGGCCTAGAATCCGAAGGCAAGAAGTGGGTAATCGCCGGAATCTCAGTACGAACCTCGTTAAAGCCGATAAACACGAAACTGAGAGCTAAAGAAAGCGAagctggagaagaagaagaggcatCTTCAACTACCCCAACAGCCAAAGAAGCCAGAATACCTGAGATTTTTTCATGCCCGCCAGCCCCAAGAAAAAGCCGGCCTCCTTCAAGATGTAACTTCAATGGTGTGAGGGAGTTCTTTACCCCACCCGATTTGGACTCAGTGTTCAAACTCCATGTTGAGAAGGCAAA
It encodes:
- the LOC18783774 gene encoding cyclin-dependent protein kinase inhibitor SMR6; this translates as MGFSKKSQVDGGLESEGKKWVIAGISVRTSLKPINTKLRAKESEAGEEEEASSTTPTAKEARIPEIFSCPPAPRKSRPPSRCNFNGVREFFTPPDLDSVFKLHVEKAN